Proteins encoded within one genomic window of Plasmodium cynomolgi strain B DNA, chromosome 11, whole genome shotgun sequence:
- a CDS encoding glutaredoxin-like protein (putative) has translation MNYIKEDEKDKCVEGQGLKLFYLKSSKEKEYELHMDVCQAIVEDCPTLEVYVVSRKDGNNESGIFEFYENGQLIKKFTNCNVSTVTSFIRKYIQRGGSPTEATQSGEHNSTDKSDTVKKIEHLIGSNKIILFMKGSKNFPQCKFSDAVVFMLNGCKIKYTTYDILQDEDVRNELKIYSNWPTYPQLYINTELIGGHDIIKSMYDSGELRDVVPGDCFEGSHLQMIMTPRKGNSLCFLSNR, from the exons ATGAACTACATTAAGGAGGATGAAAAGGACAAGTGCGTGGAGGGACAGGGACTGAAGCTATTCTACCTCAAGTCGAGCAAGGAAAAAGAATACGAGTTGCATATGGATGTTTGTCAAGCCATTGTAGAAGATTGCCCTACGTTGGAAGTGTACGTGGTTAGTCGAAAGGACGGAAACAATGAAAGCGGAATATttgaattttatgaaaatggccaacttataaaaaaatttacgaactGCAACGTCTCCACGGTCACGTCCTTTATTAGGAAATACATTCAAAGGGGAGGCTCCCCCACGGAGGCTACCCAAAGTGGTGAACACAACTCCACAGACAAATCAGACACGGTCAAAAAGATAGAGCATTTGATAGGGAGCAACAAAATCATCCTCTTCAtgaagggaagcaaaaattttCCGCAGTGTAAATTTAGTGACGCAGTTGTGTTCATGTTAAATGGTTGTAAAATTAAGTACACCACCTATGATATTTTACAAGATGAGGATGTACGTAATGAGTTGAAAATTTATTCTAATTGGCCAACTTATCCGCAACTCTACATCAATACGGAGTTGATTGGTGGCCACGATATCATTAAGAGCATGTACGATAGTGGCGAGCTGCGGGACGTGGTGCCGGGGGACTGCTTCGAGGG TTCTCATCTTCAGATGATCATGACTCCACGGAAAGGGAATTCCCTCTGTTTTTTGTCCAACCGGtga
- a CDS encoding translation initiation factor IF-2 (putative), which translates to FQDRLKNILNELAEQGLNCHLYWENPNPRKYVSIVPTSAITGEGIADLIMILVKLTQNFMLKNIEYHEKLECTVLEVKNIEGLGTTIDVILTNGVLKESDTIVLCGINGPIVTVIRALLTPQPLKELRIKNEYVHHKSIKACIGVKISANGLEEVLCGTSLFVANNTNEIEDYKKKAMTDVSDVFNHVDKTGVGLYVMASTLGSLEALLIFLKDSKIPVFAVNIGTVQKKDVKKASVMREKGKPEYSVILAFDVKIDPEAEKEAQIIGVEIMQKDIIYHLFDAFTSYIKKIEEEKKQSKLTDAIFPCELSIVNDCVFNKKDPIVIGVKVDCGILKIGTPLYIPEKSLKIGNVVSILLNKKTCEKAKKGDEVSIKICGEPHITFGRHFDFNQKIYSKITRESIDVLKEYFRSELTMEDWRLVVQLKKIFNII; encoded by the coding sequence TTCCAGGATAgactaaaaaatattctcaaTGAGCTAGCTGAACAAGGATTAAATTGTCATCTGTATTGGGAAAACCCCAACCCTAGGAAGTATGTCTCTATTGTACCCACGAGTGCAATAACTGGGGAAGGAATTGCTGACCTGATCATGATTTTAGTCAAACTgacacaaaattttatgcttaaaaatattgaatatcATGAGAAATTAGAGTGCACCGTTttggaagtaaaaaatattgaaggGCTAGGAACAACCATTGATGTAATTCTCACAAATGGAGTCCTCAAAGAATCGGATACCATCGTGCTGTGTGGTATCAACGGACCCATTGTTACAGTTATTAGAGCTTTATTAACTCCTCAACCGTTAAAAGAGCtaagaataaaaaacgaGTATGTACACCATAAATCGATTAAGGCATGCATTGGAGTGAAAATTTCTGCTAACGGTTTGGAAGAGGTCCTTTGTGGTACTTCCCTATTCGTTGCCAACAACACCAACGAAATTGAGGACTACAAAAAGAAGGCAATGACAGACGTTTCGGACGTGTTCAATCATGTAGATAAAACTGGAGTAGGTCTATACGTTATGGCTAGCACCCTTGGCTCGTTAGAAGCATtactcatatttttaaaagattcaAAGATCCCCGTTTTTGCAGTGAATATCGGAACAGTGCAAAAGAAAGACGTGAAGAAAGCCAGCGTTATgagggaaaagggaaagcctGAATACTCAGTTATCCTAGCTTTTGATGTTAAAATCGATccagaagcagaaaaagaagcacagATCATAGGAGTGGAAATCATGCAGAAGGATATTATTTATCACCTGTTTGATGCTTTTACAagttatattaaaaaaattgaagaagagaaaaaacagagCAAATTGACGGATGCCATTTTCCCATGCGAACTATCCATTGTCAACGACTGTGtgtttaataaaaaggatcCCATCGTCATCGGGGTTAAGGTAGATTGTGGGATCTTGAAAATAGGAACCCCACTATACATCCCTGAGAAGAGCCTAAAAATAGGAAACGTCGTTAGCATCCtcttgaacaaaaaaacttgtgaaaaagccaaaaagggggacgaGGTTTCCATTAAAATTTGTGGAGAACCACACATCACCTTCGGAAGGCACTTTGATTTTAACCAAAAAATTTACAGCAAAATTACCAGGGAAAGCATTGACGTGTTGAAGGAGTACTTTAGGAGCGAGTTGACCATGGAGGACTGGAGACTCGTCGTGCAGCtcaagaaaatttttaacattatc
- a CDS encoding coatomer alpha subunit (putative) yields the protein MLVKCETKSQRVKSISFHPKINLILAGLHNGIIQLWDYRIGILIDKFEEHEGPVRGIDFHAVQPLFVSGADDYLIKVWNLHLKKCVFNLTGHMDYIRKVQFHLTYPWILSASDDQTIRIWNWQSRVCIAILTGHNHYVMCAEFHPTQDLIISSSLDKTLRVWDIKLLREKNVILTSESVMNDLPYGLAKGVYNADVLSPSGDNLMGMHSFVSNNQHLQHLQQHLQQQHLQQQQQNSNNMFGASDAICKFVLEGHEKGVNCCTFHHNLPIIASGSDDKLVKLWRYNDNKCWELDTLRGHFNNVSSLIFHQTNDDLLLTNSEDRTIRIWDITKRACIHTFRRENDRFWILSFKPNSNLIASGHDSGMVIFKFEKEKCPFDKYGTLLLYVKEKRIFAYDVRSNRHTCLCPVRKNGNAMVSGYHKLVYNQFCTTHVMLLFVYKEEDHLSFDLIVCDTVPGSGIVAGIGSVAGGGSVPGIGSIPGSGIVPASGSRAVSGSLSRGGMLGMMSSPSPPASPASPSALHFFKPWAKGASANSANISPQKGAHSLRSQEEFNPESVKYLIKNKHCSSVAFYTRNKYLLVEKKSGNYILSIQNIPDDNTSKRVEVPFKVEGVYPLNNNKVIILSDSKIYLYDISVKKFLNEMNHTDTLISVEILKEHNIAFVFKYNVVLTTIDLVHLCTVHEYIRVKSGVWDEENKNVFIYNTLSHLKYILINGERGLIKCLENPVYLFKIYNNRLFYITRKQEVVSEPLNDTEYLFKLSLANNDEHSAYHYLDIQHKGSTFANGTHNEGKKKLYFSYNLIGYIKKKGFANLAVQMVNNNHTLFNLAIQLGHLNNALKAAKKINKKHIWHLLSVHALLLGNFDIAEYALLRMKAYDKLSFLYLFSGNIGKLKKMQSIAIIRGDLISIFLNSLYLGDIQQRINIFVQQNQVNLAWACSQLYDIPINLSEKNFDFDINECTYCPEKSFYLSPPIPIVRVDPSLRQKKDSSTEQPSEQTSVGKGAQGAPTMKDSPPKWGTPSVWNGSYNWPVINLEKTFQPRADPSASAPQAPKKRSAAKSEQKSNASDEDDVWKDEVNDEDIINIDLDLEDHKDLLSKSAGTPMKSTKIERVDNLYEVMAKKYGRIMDHIRTGNITNALNLISKKYGIVDMKPLKIIIKNVYISTYAYLTPIQNFVPLKFPINTNEGTINTNMYINQHFLFNQIKKAHKLVTLGKFSSALSLFRNTLYSMIFATSSDKDTELNEYLHVCTSYILAMRLEEERNATATEDPRRSLELMAYFTCCPMQNSHLYLVLRRGMGLAWKAQNYVTAGSFAKRLINGNYESIKGSEEEIVKAKKILLMCEQKSTEQHSIDYDPNDYHNIRVCSVSLTRIKPNEETVSCPFCQSVSKREYTSKMCPNCLIAQLGKKALGFDFLNKNA from the exons ATGCTGGTAAAATGCGAGACGAAGAGCCAGAGAGTGAAGAGCATCTCGTTCCACCCGAAAATCAACCTCATCCTTGCGGGACTGCACAATGGAATCATTCAGCTATGGGACTACCGTATCGGGATCCTAATCGACAAATTTGAGGAGCACGAGGGGCCAGTCAGGGGCATAGACTTCCACGCCGTCCAGCCCCTTTTCGTCAGTGGAGCAGACGATTACCTAATAAAGGTGTGGAatttgcatttaaaaaaatgtgtattcAACCTGACGGGTCATATGGACTACATCAGGAAGGTGCAGTTCCATTTGACGTACCCATGGATTCTATCCGCTTCTGATGATCAGACCATTAGAATATGGAACTGGCAAAGTAGAGTCTGCATAGCTATTTTGACAGGACATAACCACTACGTAATGTGTGCAGAGTTTCATCCCACGCAGGACTTAATCATTTCCAGCAGTTTGGATAAGACTCTGCGAGTGTGGGATATCAAATTGCTACGAGAAAAGAACGTCATTTTGACGAGTGAAAGTGTTATGAACGACTTGCCCTACGGATTAGCCAAGGGTGTTTACAACGCAGATGTGCTATCCCCATCTGGAGATAATCTAATGGGTATGCATTCCTTCGTGTCGAATAATCAGCACCTGCAGCATCTTCAGCAGCATCTTCAGCAGCAGCACCTTCAACAGCAGCAACAAAACAGTAATAACATGTTCGGCGCGTCTGATGCCATTTGCAAGTTCGTATTGGAGGGTCACGAGAAGGGAGTAAACTGCTGCACCTTCCATCACAATCTACCTATTATTGCTTCTGGGTCTGATGATAAGCTAGTGAAATTGTGGAGATATAATGACAACAAGTGTTGGGAGCTAGACACCCTGAGAGGTCACTTCAATAACGTGTCTAGTTTAATTTTCCACCAAACGAATGACGATTTGTTATTAACGAACAGCGAAGACAGGACAATTCGTATATGGGATATCACGAAACGAGCATGTATTCATACCTTTAGGAGAGAGAATGACCGCTTCTGGATTTTGTCCTTTAAACCTAACTCCAATTTAATTGCTTCGGGTCATGACTCAGGGATGGTGATCTTCAAgttcgaaaaggagaaatgcCCCTTCGACAAATATGGAACTCTCCTGTTGTACGTGAAGGAGAAACGGATTTTTGCATACGATGTCAGGAGCAACAGACACACGTGCTTGTGTCCCGTGAGGAAGAATGGCAACGCGATGGTGTCGGGGTACCACAAATTGGTATATAACCAGTTTTGCACCACGCACGTTATGCTTCTTTTTGTGTACAAGGAGGAGGACCATCTCTCCTTCGACCTGATCGTTTGCGACACAGTTCCCGGGAGTGGCATCGTTGCCGGGATTGGCAGCGTTGCCGGGGGTGGCAGCGTTCCCGGGATTGGCAGCATTCCCGGGAGTGGCATCGTTCCCGCGAGTGGCAGTCGCGCGGTGAGCGGTTCGCTCTCCAGGGGAGGCATGCTGGGGATGATGTCCTCACCATCTCCCCCGGCCTCCCCCGCGTCGCCCTCCGCACTGCACTTCTTCAAACCCTGGGCAAAGGGCGCCAGCGCAAATAGCGCAAATATATCTCCACAAAAAGGTGCCCACTCATTGAGAAGCCAAGAAGAATTCAATCCAGAAAGTGTGAAGTATctgattaaaaataaacactgTTCTTCTGTTGCATTTTATACAAGAAATAAATACCTCcttgtggagaaaaaaagtgggaacTACATCCTGAGCATTCAAAATATACCTGATGATAATACCTCCAAAAGAGTGGAAGTACCTTTCAAGGTAGAAGGAGTGTACCCCCTGAATAACAATAAGGTTATTATCCTTTCGGATAGTAAAATATACCTCTATGAtataagtgtaaaaaaatttctaaatGAAATGAACCATACAGATACTTTAATTTCTGTGGAGATACTGAAGGAGCACAACATAGCTTTCGTTTTTAAGTATAACGTTGTTTTAACTACAATCGATTTGGTTCATCTATGTACAGTGCATGAATACATTCGAGTCAAAAGTGGAGTCTGGgatgaggaaaacaaaaatgtgttcatCTATAACACACTGAGTCACTTAAAATACATACTGATAAATGGAGAAAGGGGACTCATCAAATGCCTGGAGAATCCTGTGTACCTCTTCAAAATATACAATAATAGGTTATTCTACATTACAAGGAAACAGGAGGTGGTTAGTGAACCACTGAACGATACGGAGTATTTATTTAAGCTCTCCCTTGCGAACAATGATGAGCACAGTGCGTATCATTATTTAGATATACAACATAAGGGAAGCACCTTTGCTAATGGCACCCACaatgaggggaagaaaaaactgtACTTTAGTTATAACCTAATCgggtatattaaaaaaaaaggatttgcAAACTTAGCAGTACAAATGGTGAATAACAACCATACCCTTTTTAATCTCGCTATTCAGTTGGGGCATCTAAATAATGCTCTCAAAGcagctaaaaaaattaacaagaaACACATTTGGCATCTTCTAAGTGTTCATGCATTACTACTGGGAAATTTCGACATTGCAGAATATGCTCTGTTGAGGATGAAGGCTTATGACAAGCTCTCCTTTCTGTACCTCTTCAGTGGTAATATTggaaaactaaaaaaaatgcaaagtatTGCCATCATAAGGGGAGACTTaatctccatttttctgaACTCCTTATATTTGGGAGACATACAACAGAGGATAAACATATTTGTTCAACAGAACCAGGTGAACTTAGCTTGGGCATGCTCCCAACTGTACGATATTCCCATTAACTTGTCTGAAAAGAACTTCGATTTTGACATAAATGAGTGTACCTACTGCCCGGAGAAGTCTTTTTATCTGTCCCCACCCATACCGATTGTGAGAGTTGACCCCAGCTTAAGGCAGAAGAAGGACTCATCGACGGAGCAGCCATCAGAACAGACGAGCGTTGGGAAAGGGGCACAGGGCGCTCCCACCATGAAGGACTCCCCACCCAAGTGGGGAACGCCCTCCGTGTGGAATGGGTCGTACAACTGGCCCGTCATCAACCTCGAGAAGACGTTCCAGCCTAGAGCCGACCCGAGTGCCTCCGCGCCCCAGGCGCCCAAGAAGAGGAGCGCGGCCAAGTCAG AGCAAAAAAGCAACGCGTCGGACGAAGACGACGTGTGGAAGGACGAGGTGAACGACGAGGATATCATAAACATCGACTTGGACCTGGAAGACCACAAAGATCTCCTAAGCAAAAGCGCAGGCACCCCTATGAAGAGCACCAAAATCGAGAGAGTAGACAATCTATACGAAGTTATGGCCAAAAAATACGGAAGAATTATGGACCACATAAGGACAGGAAACATAACCAATGCACTTAACttaatttccaaaaaatatggCATCGTGGATATGAAgccattaaaaataattataaaaaatgtgtacatttcGACATATGCCTATCTGACCCCCATCCAGAATTTCGTTCCCTTGAAATTCCCAATAAACACAAATGAGGGGACAATAAATACGAACATGTACATCAATCAacacttcctttttaatcaaATTAAGAAAGCACACAAATTAGTTACTTTgggtaaattttcttcagcTTTGAGTCTCTTTAGGAACACCCTCTACAGTATGATATTTGCAACATCTTCTGATAAGGACACTGAACTGAATGAATATTTGCATGTGTGTACTAGCTACATCTTAGCTATGAGATTAGAGGAGGAGAGGAATGCCACTGCTACGGAGGACCCAAGGAGGAGCTTAGAGTTGATGGCTTACTTCACTTGCTGTCCGATGCAGAACTCGCACTTATACTTGGTCCTCAGGAGAGGCATGGGCCTCGCTTGGAAGGCGCAAAACTACGTCACGGCTGGATCG TTCGCCAAACGGCTGATAAACGGAAACTACGAGAGCATCAAAGGATCCGAGGAAGAGATCGTTAAggcgaagaaaattttgctcATGTGCGAACAGAAAAGTACAGAACAGCACAGCATTGACTACGACCCGAACGACTACC ACAATATAAGAGTATGCAGCGTCAGCTTAACGAGGATCAAGCCGAATGAAGAAACTGTGAGCTGCCCGTTTTGCCAGTCCGTGTCGAAGCGAGAGTATACGTCCAAGATGTGCCCGAACTGTTTGATTGCCCAGCTGGGCAAAAAG gCCCTCGGATTTGACTTCCTAAACAAGAACGCATAA